In Brevinematia bacterium, the following proteins share a genomic window:
- a CDS encoding ABC transporter ATP-binding protein, which produces MRLFLSYIKRHRVLLFLSVSLTLLTTVTTVILPLMAGRVIGSIFNPQMLIDNTLKIVLIGVPVIILWSLSKYFSSLSIVVLAQRVVFTLRNEMFKKLTNIKPIVFKQRKSGEFMSNILNDANVVETFISTGFLELVKNPLIIIGCIFLLFYTSIKLSLVILILSPLFLAVVAIGNVSKKISEDIQSKISDATSLMNESISGIETIKGFGVEDKFRDKFSSYSSQYTSSQIRFTKFGVLPVPISDFFGALAVIVVILVGAFEIKSGNLSYENFATFITTIFFMSQPIATLGSQFVLLQRAITALERIERLFSLEEESEEKGLRVLRDGSVVFERVWFAYDDGEYVLKDISIEIGDKETIAIIGPSGSGKSTMVSLIMGFMLPSKGRLVVGGESVDNYNLREYRKSLAIVPQDVVLFPTTVKDNISFGGEFSDEEIIEASILANAHTFVEALPKGYDTVLGERGARLSGGEKQRIALARALVRKPKILILDEPTSSLDPISEAYIADSLTKIKGRQTMIIIAHRLSTILMADKIIVLREGKIVEVGSHEELLERQGEYFKLFSTYINA; this is translated from the coding sequence ATGAGGCTTTTCTTATCCTACATAAAAAGACATAGGGTTTTGTTATTTCTTAGTGTTTCTTTGACTTTACTTACAACGGTTACAACGGTTATTTTGCCTTTGATGGCTGGTAGAGTGATTGGTAGTATTTTTAATCCTCAGATGTTGATAGATAATACTCTTAAGATAGTGCTGATTGGGGTTCCTGTAATTATTCTTTGGTCCTTGTCCAAATACTTTTCCTCTCTTTCAATCGTTGTGCTTGCACAGAGAGTGGTTTTTACTTTGAGAAACGAGATGTTTAAGAAGCTTACCAATATAAAACCCATAGTTTTCAAGCAGAGAAAAAGTGGTGAATTTATGTCAAACATTCTCAATGATGCAAATGTAGTAGAAACATTCATAAGCACAGGTTTTCTTGAGCTTGTGAAGAATCCTCTTATAATAATTGGGTGCATTTTTTTGCTTTTCTACACAAGTATCAAGTTGAGTTTAGTTATACTAATACTGTCACCTCTCTTTTTAGCAGTTGTGGCGATCGGTAATGTTTCTAAGAAAATTTCTGAGGATATCCAGAGTAAGATCTCTGATGCTACCTCGTTGATGAATGAATCTATATCTGGTATAGAGACGATAAAAGGCTTCGGGGTTGAGGATAAGTTTAGGGACAAGTTTTCTAGCTATAGTTCTCAGTATACCTCTTCTCAGATAAGGTTTACGAAGTTTGGAGTTTTGCCGGTTCCGATATCTGATTTTTTTGGGGCTTTAGCGGTGATTGTAGTTATTTTGGTTGGTGCTTTTGAGATAAAATCTGGGAATTTATCTTACGAAAATTTTGCAACTTTCATAACGACTATATTTTTTATGTCTCAGCCTATTGCGACGTTGGGTAGCCAGTTTGTTCTACTTCAGAGAGCAATAACAGCATTGGAGAGAATTGAAAGACTTTTTTCTCTTGAGGAGGAGAGTGAAGAGAAGGGTTTAAGAGTGTTGAGGGATGGTAGCGTTGTTTTTGAAAGAGTTTGGTTTGCTTATGATGATGGAGAGTATGTCCTTAAGGATATTTCTATAGAGATCGGAGATAAAGAAACTATTGCAATAATAGGGCCTTCTGGTAGCGGTAAATCTACTATGGTTTCTTTGATTATGGGATTTATGCTACCATCCAAAGGTAGGTTAGTAGTGGGTGGCGAAAGCGTTGATAACTACAATTTGAGGGAATATAGAAAGAGTTTGGCGATAGTTCCTCAGGATGTGGTGCTTTTCCCTACGACTGTCAAGGATAACATATCATTTGGTGGCGAATTCTCTGATGAAGAAATTATTGAGGCTAGTATTTTAGCAAATGCGCACACGTTTGTTGAGGCTTTACCCAAGGGGTATGATACGGTTTTGGGAGAGAGAGGAGCTAGGCTTTCTGGGGGTGAGAAACAGAGAATTGCTCTTGCTAGAGCATTAGTCAGAAAGCCAAAAATTTTAATACTTGATGAACCTACTTCTTCTCTTGATCCGATTTCTGAGGCTTATATTGCGGATTCTTTAACCAAGATAAAAGGTAGGCAGACGATGATAATAATAGCTCATAGACTCTCAACTATTCTTATGGCTGATAAGATTATAGTACTTAGGGAAGGAAAGATAGTAGAGGTTGGTTCACACGAGGAGTTGCTAGAAAGACAAGGAGAGTATTTTAAACTTTTCTCAACCTACATAAATGCTTGA